The following are encoded together in the Cicer arietinum cultivar CDC Frontier isolate Library 1 chromosome 2, Cicar.CDCFrontier_v2.0, whole genome shotgun sequence genome:
- the LOC101488825 gene encoding protein argonaute 7, with the protein MEQQTQDSTNTNQNETNSHQHHHHHHHHHHHHYHHQQHHQNQLQQQYSTQLGFFNHQNKFQRYYPALLPLPSLQQLPLIPPFHQNQSFISKTHLHKHPCKLNSSPSSDFNLSQLSLAPSPKELQNQTKESLKGDDGKKLISTRKTQEVTVARRPDSGGKEGPVISLLANHFLVKFDPSQKLYHYNVEISPHPSKEIARAIKQKLVNNNSDVLLGALPAYDGRNNLYSPIEFQNDKLEFYISLPIPSSKSIALYGETDVKNEKHEQHKLFRINIKLVSKIDGKELTNYLSKEGDEGIPLPQDYLHALDVVLRESPTEKCIPVGRSFYSSSMGRSKDIGGGAVGLRGFFQSLRPTQQGLALNVDFSVTAFHESIGVIPYLQKRLEFLRDLSQRKTTSLTCEERKEVEKALKNIRVFVCHRETVQRYRVYGLTEEATENLWFADRDGKNLRLVSYFKDHYNYDIQFRKLPCLQISRSKPCYLPMELCVICEGQKFLGKLSDDQTARILKMGCQRPGERKAIIEGVMTGNVGPTSGDQENEFKLQVSREMTKLTGRILYPPKLKLGDGGHVRNLTPSRHDRQWNLLDGHVFEGTTIERWALISFGGTPEQKSHIPRFINQLTQRCEQLGIFLNKNTVISPQFESIHVLNNVTLLESKLNRIQRISSNNLQLLICIMEKKHKGYADLKRISETSVGIVSQCCLYPNLIKLSSQFLANVALKINAKVGGCTVALYNSLPSQLPRLFSIDEPAMFMGADVTHPHPLDDSSPSVAAVVGSMNWPTANKYISRIRSQTHRQEIIQDLGAMVAELLEDFLQEVEKLPNRIIFFRDGVSETQFYKVLQEELQSIKQACSRFHGYKPFITFVVVQKRHHTRLFPSETDQSSNHRNYQYENIPPGTVVDSVITHPKEFDFYLCSHWGVKGTSRPTHYHVLSDENEFSSDELQKLVYNLCYTFVRCTKPISLVPPAYYAHLAAYRGRLYLERSESLGLFRTASTLSRAAPPKTPPLPKLSENIKKLMFYC; encoded by the exons ATGGAACAACAAACACAAGACTCAACTAACACTAACCAAAATGAAACTAACTctcatcaacatcatcatcatcaccaccatcatcaccatcatcattatcatcatcaacaacatCATCAAAATCAGCTTCAACAACAATACTCAACTCAACTTGGTTTCTtcaatcatcaaaacaagtttcAAAGATACTACCCTGCTCTTCTTCCTTTACCTTCTCTTCAACAACTACCTTTGATTCCACcttttcatcaaaatcaaaGCTTTATATCAAAAACCCATTTGCATAAACATCCATGCAAACTCAATAGTTCTCCTTCATCAGATTTCAACCTCTCTCAACTATCACTTGCTCCTT CTCCAAAGGAGCTTCAGAACCAAACTAAAGAATCCCTTAAAGGAGATGATGGGAAGAAGCTCATTTCAACAAGGAAGACACAAGAAGTGACTGTTGCAAGGAGGCCAGATTCTGGTGGCAAAGAAGGTCCTGTGATATCTCTCCTTGCCAACCATTTTCTAGTAAAGTTTGATCCATCACAAAAGTTATATCATTACAATGTTGAAATTAGTCCTCATCCTTCTAAGGAAATTGCTAGagcaatcaaacagaaacttGTAAATAACAATTCTGATGTGCTATTGGGTGCTCTTCCAGCATATGATGGGAGAAATAATCTTTATAGTCCAattgaattccaaaatgataaGCTTGAGTTCTACATAAGCCTCCCAATTCCATCTAGCAAATCGATAGCGCTTTATGGAGAAACAGATGTTAAGAATGAGAAGCATGAACAACATAAACTTTTTCGGATAAATATCAAACTAGTCTCGAAGATTGATGGAAAAGAGTTGACTAATTACTTGAGCAAAGAAGGCGATGAAGGGATTCCACTTCCTCAAGATTATCTACATGCCTTGGATGTAGTTTTGAGGGAAAGTCCAACTGAGAAATGTATACCTGTAGGAAGGTCATTCTATTCGAGTTCGATGGGGAGAAGCAAAGATATCGGTGGAGGAGCCGTTGGATTGAGAGGCTTCTTTCAAAGTCTTAGACCAACTCAACAAGGACTTGCACTCAATGTTGATTTCTCAGTAACTGCTTTTCATGAGAGCATAGGAGTTATTCCATACCTGCAGAAGCGTCTTGAGTTTCTTAGAGACCTTTCTCAAAGGAAGACAACGTCGCTAACTTGCGAAGAAAGAAAGGAAGTTGAGAAAGCATTGAAGAACATCAGGGTGTTTGTTTGTCATAGAGAAACTGTTCAGAGATATCGTGTCTACGGCTTAACTGAGGAGGCAACTGAAAATCTTTGGTTTGCTGATAGAGATGGGAAGAATCTTAGGCTTGTGAGTTACTTTAAAGATCATTATAACTATGACATACAATTCAGGAAGTTGCCATGCTTGCAAATTAGTAGGAGTAAACCTTGTTATCTGCCTATGGAGCTTTGTGTGATCTGTGAAGGACAAAAGTTTCTTGGGAAACTGTCTGATGATCAGACGGCGAGAATACTCAAGATGGGCTGTCAACGACCCGGAGAGCGAAAAGCCATCATCGAAGGAGTCATGACAGGAAATGTTGGTCCTACCAG TGGTGACCAAGAAAATGAATTCAAACTCCAAGTCTCAAGAGAAATGACAAAGTTGACAGGGAGAATTCTTTACCCTCCAAAACTAAAGCTTGGAGATGGAGGTCATGTGAGAAACCTGACTCCTTCACGTCACGATCGTCAATGGAACCTTCTCGACGGCCACGTCTTCGAAGGAACTACAATCGAAAGATGGGCATTGATAAGTTTTGGTGGCACACCTGAGCAAAAGTCTCATATCCCAAGATTCATAAACCAGTTAACTCAAAGATGTGAACAATTAGGCATTTTTCTTAACAAGAACACAGTTATTAGTCCACAGTTTGAATCAATCCATGTTCTTAACAATGTCACACTTTTGGAATCTAAGCTCAATAGAATCCAGAGAATTTCCTCAAACAATCTGCAGCTTCTTATTTGTATAATGGAAAAAAAACACAAAGGGTATGCAGACTTGAAAAGAATCTCTGAGACGAGTGTCGGCATTGTAAGCCAATGCTGCTTGTATCCAAATCTCATCAAATTAAGTTCACAGTTTTTGGCTAATGTGGCACTCAAGATCAATGCTAAAGTTGGTGGATGCACAGTTGCTTTGTACAACTCGCTTCCTTCACAATTACCGCGCCTTTTCAGCATCGATGAACCTGCGATGTTCATGGGAGCTGACGTGACACATCCTCATCCTCTCGACGATTCAAGTCCTTCGGTGGCTGCTGTTGTTGGCAGCATGAATTGGCCAACAGCAAACAAATACATTTCAAGAATAAGGTCTCAAACACATAGGCAAGAAATCATCCAAGACCTCGGCGCAATGGTGGCCGAGTTGCTCGAAGATTTTCTTCAGGAAGTTGAAAAACTCCCCAACCGAATAATCTTCTTTCGAGATGGAGTTAGCGAAACACAATTCTACAAAGTTCTCCAAGAAGAACTCCAATCCATAAAGCAAGCTTGTTCAAGGTTTCATGGTTATAAACCTTTCATAACTTTTGTAGTTGTCCAAAAGAGACATCACACAAGGTTGTTTCCCTCCGAAACCGATCAATCTTCGAATCACAGAAATTATCAATACGAAAATATTCCTCCAGGAACAGTGGTTGATTCTGTGATTACTCATCCGAAAGAATTTGATTTCTATCTGTGTAGTCACTGGGGTGTCAAAGGAACGAGCCGGCCAACACATTACCATGTCTTGTCGGATGAAAATGAGTTTAGTTCTGATGAATTGCAGAAGCTGGTTTACAATTTGTGCTATACTTTTGTTAGGTGTACTAAACCAATTTCTTTGGTTCCTCCTGCATATTATGCACATTTAGCTGCATATAGGGGAAGACTCTACCTTGAGAGATCAGAGTCCTTAGGTTTGTTCAGAACTGCTTCTACATTGTCAAGAGCTGCTCCTCCAAAGACACCACCTCTACCTAAACTTAGTGAAAATATCAAGAAGCTTATGTTTTATTGCTAG
- the LOC101489151 gene encoding uncharacterized protein, producing the protein MDNLRQQKIQKYEEFVDKRLKPDLLHATAQRDKVFEQQKTFADLRRNIENLEKNSVTSLRTLVNLGSEVYVQAEVSNTQHIFVDIGMGFHVEFTWSEALNFIEKREEKIARQIEEYTQLIASIKAQIKLVCEGIRELLEFPAEKPAPERIF; encoded by the exons ATGGACAATTTACGCCAGCAGAAAATTCAAAAGTATGAAGAGTTTGTTGATAAACGTTTGAAACCTGATCTTCTTCATGCTACTGCTCAGAG GGACAAGGTCTTTGAACAACAGAAAACTTT TGCTGATTTGCGAAGAAACATTGAAAACCTAGAGAAGAATAGTGTAACCAGTCTAAGAACTTTGGTCAATCTTGGGTCTGAGGTGTACGTGCAAGCAGAAGT GTCCAATACGCAACACATATTTGTGGATATAGGTATGGGATTCCATGTGGAGTTTACTTGGTCTGAAGCTTTAAACTTCATAGAAAAAAGGGAAGAAAAGATAGCCAG GCAGATAGAGGAGTACACTCAATTAATTGCTTCAATCAAAGCCCAAATTAAGCTG GTTTGTGAAGGGATTCGAGAATTACTTGAATTTCCAGCTGAAAAACCCGCACCAGAACggatattttga